The proteins below are encoded in one region of Rhodoflexus caldus:
- a CDS encoding MFS transporter: MTLHKNKPMLSFFQIWNMSFGFLGIQFGWALQMANMSAIYEYLGAEPENIPMLWLAAPLTGLIVQPIIGYLSDRTWTSLGRRKPYFLTGAILSSIALVLMPNSSALWMAAGLLWILDASINISMEPFRAFVADMLPREQQTKGYAMQSFFIGLGAVVASALPWMLENWFHISGSHAAGTIPFTVRLSFYLGAGAFFFAVIYTIVTTKEYPPDNMAAFEAQKAASSGFLNGAKEIFENIFHMPKVMRQLALVQFFTWPGLFLMWFYFSVAVARNIFGATDTQSPQYAEGVAWAGICFAFYSLITFLFSPLLPLIADRIGRKLTHSICLFIGAAGLWYVSLASNKYELLISMTGVGIAWASILSMPYAMLVRHLPQEKMGIYMGIFNFFIVLPEIIASLFFGKVMETWLNNDRLAAVMLGGVLISIAALITLFVNDTNPKTADS, translated from the coding sequence ATGACACTACATAAAAACAAACCGATGCTCAGTTTCTTTCAGATATGGAACATGAGTTTCGGTTTCTTGGGCATTCAGTTCGGATGGGCACTTCAAATGGCTAATATGAGTGCCATTTACGAGTATTTGGGCGCAGAACCGGAAAATATTCCGATGTTGTGGCTTGCCGCACCGCTTACCGGGCTCATTGTACAACCCATTATTGGCTACCTTTCCGACCGCACATGGACTTCGTTGGGGCGGCGTAAACCTTATTTCCTGACAGGTGCTATCCTTTCCTCCATTGCGTTGGTGCTGATGCCCAATTCCTCTGCGCTGTGGATGGCCGCTGGTCTGCTGTGGATTCTGGACGCTTCTATCAACATCAGCATGGAGCCTTTTCGGGCATTTGTGGCCGATATGCTGCCGCGCGAGCAACAGACCAAAGGCTATGCCATGCAAAGTTTCTTCATTGGTTTAGGGGCGGTGGTTGCCTCTGCCCTGCCTTGGATGCTTGAAAACTGGTTCCATATTTCGGGTAGCCATGCCGCAGGCACTATCCCTTTCACTGTCCGATTGTCGTTTTATTTAGGAGCGGGGGCTTTCTTCTTTGCCGTTATCTACACCATTGTTACCACCAAAGAATACCCGCCTGACAACATGGCAGCATTTGAGGCGCAGAAAGCGGCAAGCAGCGGCTTCCTCAACGGTGCAAAAGAAATTTTTGAAAACATCTTCCATATGCCCAAGGTGATGCGCCAATTGGCATTGGTGCAATTTTTTACATGGCCGGGGCTTTTTCTGATGTGGTTCTATTTTTCGGTTGCCGTTGCCCGCAACATATTCGGCGCAACCGATACCCAATCGCCGCAATATGCCGAAGGTGTAGCTTGGGCAGGTATCTGTTTTGCTTTTTATTCATTGATTACCTTTCTGTTCTCCCCACTTTTGCCACTCATTGCCGACCGCATCGGGCGTAAACTCACCCACAGTATTTGTTTATTTATCGGTGCTGCGGGGCTTTGGTATGTAAGCCTTGCAAGTAACAAATATGAGCTCCTGATTTCTATGACAGGCGTGGGTATTGCATGGGCGAGCATCCTCTCTATGCCCTATGCCATGCTGGTACGCCACCTGCCTCAGGAAAAAATGGGCATTTATATGGGAATTTTTAACTTCTTTATTGTACTACCGGAAATCATTGCTTCGTTATTCTTTGGGAAGGTGATGGAAACATGGCTAAACAATGACCGACTGGCAGCCGTTATGTTAGGGGGAGTGCTTATTAGCATTGCTGCTCTCATCACGCTGTTCGTTAATGATACCAACCCGAAAACTGCTGATTCATAG
- a CDS encoding AlbA family DNA-binding domain-containing protein: protein MELRELKKLVAQGEGITLEFKRKAAHPDKIMREVAAFANTAGGFLLIGVDDDGSIPGLKYPDEDAYVLKNAIAKYCNPPVEYELKQVVVAPNRTVLVFHIKPNKQKPVFVIYNFRNRRGRAYVRVADRSVQASREMRQILKMADSPQQVGFTYGERERLLMQYLGQHEKINVATLAQIGAMSADEASALLVRLTLAQVLEIVPNESGDYFIRKPENW, encoded by the coding sequence ATGGAACTGCGCGAATTAAAAAAATTAGTTGCTCAGGGAGAAGGTATCACGCTGGAGTTTAAGCGAAAGGCAGCACATCCCGATAAGATTATGCGTGAAGTTGCTGCTTTTGCCAACACGGCAGGCGGCTTTTTGCTGATTGGCGTAGATGATGACGGCTCTATCCCCGGGCTGAAATATCCCGATGAAGATGCGTATGTGCTTAAAAATGCCATTGCCAAATATTGCAACCCGCCTGTTGAATATGAGCTCAAACAAGTGGTCGTAGCACCTAATCGCACGGTTCTGGTTTTTCATATCAAGCCCAACAAGCAAAAACCGGTATTTGTTATTTATAATTTCCGCAATCGCAGAGGGCGAGCCTACGTCCGGGTAGCAGACCGAAGCGTGCAGGCAAGCCGCGAAATGCGTCAGATACTCAAAATGGCAGACTCGCCGCAACAAGTAGGCTTTACATACGGCGAGCGCGAGCGCTTACTGATGCAGTATCTTGGGCAACATGAGAAAATCAACGTGGCAACACTTGCCCAAATAGGCGCTATGAGTGCCGACGAAGCCTCTGCACTGTTGGTAAGGCTCACGCTTGCACAAGTGCTGGAAATCGTACCTAACGAATCGGGAGATTATTTTATCAGAAAGCCGGAAAATTGGTAA
- a CDS encoding ABC transporter substrate-binding protein — protein MLSVKIALDWTPNVNHIGFFVAQELGFYKEHEVRVTIIHPGTDNYSLTPAKKLELGEVDFAIAPSETVISLNTKAQPFAASAVAALLQEDLSAIVTLASSGISRPQMLDGKVYASYKARYEDDIVRQMIVNDGGKGAIQISYPEKLSIWDTLLAGKADATWIFTNWEGLEAEQNGIVLNTFCLSDYDIPYSYSPVVLSATDKIDTHYKQYRHFLQATKQGFLYAQQHMEEAARILEPHMSERDRAQINVMNSLQKTAPFFGNTETWGIMQPDRVLKFLHWLRDKNLEPNAYYLQDRFSNELL, from the coding sequence ATGCTCTCTGTCAAAATAGCGCTTGATTGGACACCCAATGTCAATCATATAGGTTTCTTTGTTGCACAGGAACTGGGCTTCTACAAAGAGCATGAGGTACGTGTAACAATTATTCACCCCGGAACGGATAACTATTCGCTTACGCCTGCAAAAAAGTTGGAACTTGGCGAAGTGGATTTTGCCATAGCACCTTCCGAAACAGTAATTAGCCTTAATACAAAGGCGCAGCCTTTTGCAGCAAGTGCGGTAGCTGCACTGTTGCAAGAAGATTTAAGCGCTATTGTAACGCTTGCTTCTTCCGGTATTAGCCGCCCACAGATGCTGGACGGAAAGGTATATGCTTCTTACAAAGCCCGCTATGAAGACGATATTGTCCGCCAGATGATTGTCAATGATGGTGGAAAGGGAGCAATTCAAATCAGTTATCCTGAAAAACTCAGCATTTGGGACACTTTATTGGCAGGCAAGGCAGATGCCACATGGATTTTCACCAACTGGGAAGGCCTTGAAGCCGAACAGAACGGCATAGTGCTAAACACCTTTTGCTTGTCGGATTACGATATTCCTTACAGCTACTCACCTGTTGTACTGTCTGCAACAGATAAAATTGATACTCATTACAAACAATATCGTCATTTTTTGCAAGCTACCAAGCAGGGCTTTTTGTATGCCCAACAACACATGGAAGAAGCCGCCCGCATATTAGAACCACATATGAGCGAACGCGACCGAGCCCAAATAAATGTGATGAACAGCCTGCAAAAGACAGCACCCTTTTTTGGCAATACCGAAACGTGGGGTATTATGCAACCCGACCGTGTGTTGAAGTTTCTCCATTGGCTGCGAGATAAAAATTTGGAACCTAACGCCTACTACCTGCAAGACAGATTCTCTAACGAACTCCTGTAA
- a CDS encoding DUF350 domain-containing protein, whose translation MINSLSFVLLETTKQFYEVGIPGTIIFSAIGIVMSVIAFKIIDWLLPGKMTHQIADEKNVAVGIVAGAMILGICIIIAAAIAS comes from the coding sequence ATGATAAACTCTTTGTCGTTTGTATTGCTGGAAACCACTAAGCAGTTTTACGAAGTAGGGATTCCCGGTACAATTATCTTTTCTGCCATAGGCATTGTTATGTCGGTAATTGCCTTTAAGATTATAGATTGGTTGCTGCCCGGCAAAATGACGCATCAGATAGCAGATGAGAAAAACGTGGCGGTAGGCATTGTGGCAGGTGCCATGATTTTGGGCATTTGTATCATCATTGCCGCAGCCATTGCAAGCTAA
- a CDS encoding glycogen/starch synthase, protein MSKIKILYVSSEIYPFLKTSAVSDYVRKLPQAMHDRGMEIRILVPRFGLINERKNRLHEVVRLSGINIAVGDEEKPLIIKVASVPNAKLQVYFIDNEDYFQRKHVFTDKDNRFYADNDERAVFFCKGVIETVKKLGWAPDIVHCNDWMTSLIPLYLKTTYRNDPMFKDAKTVFTVYDSKFDHQFDESLVGKVKMLDIDDDALQSLRPFDYSGFIRIGARYSDSVVKADPNAAHVVPDLESLSGKPVPTIEETAESFTDDYYSIYHELLNCSSAN, encoded by the coding sequence ATGTCAAAAATTAAAATCCTGTATGTATCCAGCGAAATTTATCCGTTTTTAAAAACCTCTGCTGTTTCAGACTATGTGCGAAAACTACCCCAAGCCATGCATGACAGGGGAATGGAAATCAGGATTTTAGTGCCGCGTTTCGGCTTAATTAATGAACGAAAAAATCGTCTGCATGAGGTAGTACGCCTTTCGGGTATTAATATAGCTGTCGGCGATGAGGAAAAACCGCTCATTATTAAAGTAGCTTCTGTACCTAATGCCAAGTTACAGGTCTATTTTATCGACAATGAGGATTATTTCCAGCGTAAGCATGTTTTTACCGATAAAGACAACCGATTCTATGCCGACAACGACGAACGTGCCGTATTTTTCTGCAAAGGCGTGATTGAAACAGTCAAAAAATTAGGATGGGCACCCGACATTGTTCACTGCAACGACTGGATGACCAGCCTGATTCCGCTGTATCTGAAAACCACCTATCGCAACGACCCGATGTTCAAAGATGCCAAAACCGTATTTACGGTATATGACAGCAAATTTGACCATCAGTTCGATGAATCGCTGGTAGGCAAAGTAAAAATGCTGGATATTGACGACGATGCACTGCAAAGCCTGCGTCCTTTCGATTATTCAGGTTTTATTCGCATAGGAGCGCGTTATTCCGATTCTGTGGTGAAGGCAGACCCCAACGCAGCACACGTAGTGCCTGACTTGGAATCACTTTCGGGTAAACCCGTACCAACCATTGAAGAAACAGCCGAGTCATTCACGGACGATTATTACAGCATCTATCATGAGCTTTTAAATTGCTCATCTGCCAATTGA
- a CDS encoding DUF4920 domain-containing protein, whose amino-acid sequence MRNNLFALLLICLTAFSTQLFAQDNLSYYGDKITEEGAIAASEISQLMKDKQEGTFKVKGTIVQTCLKKGCWMTVDIGNNEKMTVRFKDYGFFVPKSGADGLEVVFEGVARKEMRSVEELRHYAQDAGKSKEEIAQIIAPKEEITFEASGVIIKGYKKK is encoded by the coding sequence ATGAGAAATAACCTTTTTGCTCTTCTGCTGATTTGCTTGACAGCTTTTTCTACGCAACTGTTTGCCCAAGACAACCTTAGCTATTACGGCGATAAAATTACGGAGGAAGGGGCAATAGCAGCCTCAGAAATAAGCCAACTGATGAAAGACAAGCAGGAAGGCACTTTCAAAGTGAAAGGAACCATCGTTCAGACTTGTCTGAAAAAAGGTTGCTGGATGACCGTAGATATTGGCAATAACGAAAAAATGACCGTGCGTTTTAAAGACTACGGCTTTTTCGTTCCTAAAAGCGGAGCCGACGGTTTGGAAGTGGTTTTTGAAGGAGTAGCCCGCAAGGAAATGCGCAGCGTGGAAGAATTGCGCCACTATGCACAGGATGCAGGCAAAAGCAAAGAAGAAATTGCACAGATTATTGCCCCGAAAGAAGAAATCACTTTTGAGGCAAGCGGCGTGATTATCAAGGGCTATAAAAAGAAGTAA
- a CDS encoding polyamine aminopropyltransferase: MEEDKGTKPDLRFELPVLLGSVFLIATCAIFYELLISTVSSYFLGGSVLQFSLTIGLFMFFMGAGSYISKFFDKNLLDLFVDVEIILGLLGGVSTALLYAAYTMTELYYLVAFLLIAVLGTLVGLEIPLVTRIIKEYSTLKDTIAQVLSFDYVGALVASVIFPLILLPYLGIMRTAFLVGILNLGVALFNSRVFKTQLLKGKIQQQISLALIVALAVGFFYSFQITTFFEQFVYQDEIILTKQSPYQRLVVTRWKQDYRLYIDGALQFSTSDEYRYHEPLVHIPMLATANRERVLLLGAGDGLALKQILTYGDVRHVDLVDLDPEMTKLAAENRIFREMNGGSMTDPRVKIHNRDAFKFIEQSTDTYGVIIVDLPDPKDTGLGKLYSREFYLLLQKHLDHAGVMVTQATSPYFANDAFWCIQETLQSVFPHAIPYHSYVPSFGLWGFVLAGAALPDPVQLINRLQNKLPQLQPRPRFLQAETLPGLFVFDADIQADTVITVNKLDNQVLIRYYEKALKEWN, translated from the coding sequence ATGGAAGAAGACAAAGGCACAAAGCCTGATTTGCGTTTTGAACTGCCTGTTTTGCTGGGTTCTGTATTCCTGATTGCTACTTGTGCGATTTTTTACGAATTGCTGATTAGCACCGTTTCCTCCTATTTTCTGGGGGGTAGTGTGTTGCAATTTTCCCTCACCATTGGCCTGTTCATGTTTTTCATGGGTGCAGGCTCATACATATCTAAATTTTTTGACAAAAATCTGTTGGATTTATTTGTCGATGTGGAGATTATACTTGGGTTGCTTGGCGGTGTTTCAACGGCATTGCTCTATGCCGCCTACACAATGACCGAGTTGTATTATTTAGTTGCCTTTTTGCTGATTGCCGTTCTTGGAACGCTTGTTGGCTTAGAAATTCCGTTGGTTACTCGCATCATCAAAGAATACAGCACGCTGAAAGACACCATCGCACAGGTGCTTTCTTTTGATTACGTGGGCGCTTTGGTAGCATCCGTTATTTTTCCGTTGATTTTGTTGCCCTATTTGGGCATTATGCGGACGGCCTTTTTGGTAGGCATTCTCAACTTAGGGGTAGCCTTGTTTAACAGCCGAGTGTTTAAAACACAATTGCTCAAAGGTAAAATTCAGCAGCAAATCAGCCTTGCCTTGATAGTTGCGCTGGCGGTCGGCTTCTTTTATTCTTTTCAAATCACCACCTTCTTTGAGCAGTTTGTCTATCAGGATGAAATTATACTAACCAAGCAATCCCCTTACCAGCGCTTAGTTGTTACGCGATGGAAGCAGGATTACAGACTGTACATAGATGGTGCGCTGCAATTCTCTACAAGCGATGAATACCGCTACCACGAGCCGCTTGTGCATATCCCGATGCTGGCAACGGCTAACCGCGAACGGGTTTTGCTGCTTGGTGCAGGCGACGGGCTGGCTTTGAAACAAATTTTAACTTATGGCGATGTCAGGCATGTGGATTTGGTTGATTTAGACCCTGAAATGACCAAGTTGGCAGCCGAGAATCGGATTTTTCGCGAAATGAACGGCGGCTCGATGACTGACCCGCGTGTTAAAATACATAATCGGGATGCTTTTAAGTTTATTGAGCAATCAACCGATACTTACGGGGTTATTATTGTAGATTTACCTGACCCGAAAGATACGGGCTTGGGCAAGTTGTACAGCCGCGAGTTTTATTTGTTATTGCAGAAGCATTTAGACCATGCCGGTGTGATGGTAACGCAGGCAACATCCCCTTATTTTGCCAATGATGCGTTTTGGTGCATTCAGGAAACGCTCCAAAGTGTCTTCCCTCATGCAATTCCTTATCATTCGTATGTTCCCTCGTTTGGTTTATGGGGGTTTGTATTGGCCGGTGCCGCCCTGCCCGACCCTGTGCAACTGATAAATCGTCTGCAAAACAAGCTACCGCAACTCCAACCCCGACCGCGCTTTCTGCAAGCCGAAACACTGCCGGGGCTGTTCGTTTTTGATGCCGATATTCAGGCTGACACGGTAATAACCGTCAATAAATTAGACAATCAGGTGCTGATTCGTTATTATGAAAAAGCATTGAAAGAGTGGAATTAA
- a CDS encoding YtxH domain-containing protein codes for MRKLESNLLALMAGVAIGALAGVLLAPDKGEKTRERIADGSARLRRDMEDKASELKRDIARKSAELKKELDEQLEVSKTKLTKFAEGLVVSAKETLANGKKAEITDKA; via the coding sequence ATGCGCAAATTAGAAAGCAATTTGTTAGCGTTGATGGCAGGTGTTGCCATCGGTGCATTGGCAGGCGTACTGTTGGCTCCTGATAAAGGTGAAAAAACGCGCGAGCGTATTGCAGACGGCTCTGCTCGTTTACGCAGAGACATGGAAGATAAGGCTTCTGAACTGAAAAGAGATATTGCACGCAAATCTGCCGAATTGAAAAAGGAACTGGACGAACAACTGGAAGTAAGCAAAACCAAACTTACCAAATTTGCCGAAGGACTGGTTGTGAGCGCCAAAGAAACACTGGCGAACGGAAAGAAAGCAGAAATTACGGATAAAGCCTAA
- a CDS encoding DUF4270 family protein: MLSLLKRWGVLIVVALGILTACDDSFDLTLDIRQTELINTLYTDTLTLRTNVQYLDSIQTNNFILVGSAADAEVGTLRAESFFKVLLPRDTLRFTVAGNNTVIFDSLVLILDYNYQYGDTTVAQTIVVNRLTASPDTARNYYSFERMPFGEELGRFTYRLPRNRASMRIRMSDAFARDLISKEGRPELLNQTNFEQYFKGLRIAAEGPDNAAIFGFDLIQSRMSLFYRNDAADTVSKSHSFYFYNPARDALNQIILRDGSAFARLNADFSKGRLFANLPARRSIPTQQVGNFGYVHSGMGIATRIEIPHLQALQKPNKRILINRALLSFNPSARNFEAAGKVNAPPPATVLLGISDRNGRIVRNASGLPIFVPDERNPNVRMERNYVEAGRTYPDLDITTYVQRLLDGKTPNNGMLLMSLLNTAPGNLLIVGDQNAVVPAERMQLKLFYTELSQ, from the coding sequence ATGCTATCCCTTCTAAAGCGGTGGGGGGTATTGATTGTTGTTGCACTCGGCATATTGACTGCCTGCGACGATAGCTTTGACCTTACACTGGATATCCGACAAACTGAACTTATTAATACGCTATATACTGACACGCTTACTTTACGTACCAATGTGCAGTACTTAGATTCTATCCAGACCAACAATTTTATTCTGGTAGGAAGCGCAGCGGATGCAGAAGTAGGCACTCTGCGCGCCGAATCATTTTTTAAAGTATTGCTCCCGCGCGATACGCTCCGTTTTACGGTAGCGGGCAACAATACCGTTATATTTGATTCGCTGGTGCTCATTTTAGACTACAATTATCAGTACGGCGATACAACAGTGGCTCAAACAATTGTTGTTAATCGCCTGACTGCATCGCCTGATACAGCCCGCAACTACTATTCATTTGAGCGTATGCCTTTTGGCGAAGAGTTGGGCAGATTTACCTATCGCTTGCCTCGCAACCGCGCCTCTATGCGTATCAGGATGAGCGATGCGTTTGCCCGCGACCTTATCAGTAAAGAAGGCCGCCCCGAGTTGCTGAACCAGACCAATTTTGAGCAGTATTTTAAAGGCCTGCGCATTGCAGCCGAAGGGCCTGACAACGCTGCCATCTTTGGTTTTGACCTGATTCAGTCCCGCATGTCGCTGTTTTATCGCAATGATGCAGCCGATACGGTCTCCAAATCGCACAGTTTCTATTTTTATAACCCTGCGCGGGATGCACTCAATCAGATTATCCTGCGCGACGGCAGTGCATTTGCACGCCTGAATGCCGATTTCAGCAAGGGCAGATTGTTTGCCAATCTTCCCGCAAGACGCAGCATCCCCACCCAGCAAGTCGGCAACTTTGGATACGTACACAGCGGCATGGGGATTGCCACCCGCATTGAGATACCGCATTTGCAGGCACTGCAAAAACCCAACAAACGCATTTTGATTAATCGGGCATTGCTTTCTTTCAATCCTTCAGCCCGCAACTTTGAGGCTGCCGGCAAGGTTAATGCCCCGCCGCCGGCAACTGTGCTGCTCGGTATTTCAGACCGCAACGGCAGAATTGTACGCAATGCCTCGGGCTTACCGATTTTTGTACCGGACGAAAGAAACCCCAATGTGCGCATGGAAAGAAATTATGTAGAAGCGGGGCGCACCTATCCCGACTTGGATATTACGACTTATGTTCAGCGACTGCTGGACGGGAAAACGCCTAACAACGGAATGCTGCTGATGAGTCTGCTGAACACCGCGCCCGGCAACCTGTTAATAGTAGGCGACCAAAACGCCGTTGTTCCGGCCGAGCGTATGCAATTGAAACTTTTTTATACGGAACTCTCGCAGTAG
- the queA gene encoding tRNA preQ1(34) S-adenosylmethionine ribosyltransferase-isomerase QueA yields MKLSAFKFDLPDDAIAKYPAANRDESRLMVVHRKTGQIEHKIFKDIIEYFEEGDVMVMNNTKVFPARLYGNKEKTGAKIEVFLLRELNPDAHLWDVLVDPARKIRVGNKLYFGDGELVAEVIDNTTSRGRTIRFLFDGSTEDFYKAINELGEMPIPRDIGRPNESIDNERFQTIFAEHIGAVAAPTAGLHFTPQLIRRLQLKGVNIEPITLHVGLGTFREVDVEDLTKHKTDSEQYEVSEHTAQVVNEALDNRHKVCAIGTTSMRALETSVSAGGRLKPSKGWTDKFIFPPYDFKICSALVTNFHKPMSTLLMMTCAFGGYDLIMSAYETAIKERYRFFTYGDAMLII; encoded by the coding sequence ATGAAATTATCCGCCTTTAAATTTGACTTGCCAGATGATGCCATAGCCAAATATCCGGCAGCTAACCGTGATGAATCGCGGCTTATGGTTGTACATCGCAAAACCGGACAAATTGAGCACAAAATATTCAAAGACATTATTGAGTATTTTGAAGAAGGCGACGTTATGGTAATGAATAATACCAAGGTTTTTCCTGCACGCCTGTATGGCAACAAAGAAAAAACCGGAGCTAAAATTGAAGTATTTCTGCTCCGCGAACTCAACCCCGATGCCCATTTATGGGATGTGCTGGTAGACCCTGCCCGAAAAATCCGTGTAGGCAACAAATTGTATTTTGGCGACGGCGAGCTTGTGGCAGAAGTGATAGATAATACCACTTCGCGCGGTCGTACCATTCGCTTCTTGTTCGACGGCTCTACCGAAGATTTCTATAAAGCTATTAACGAACTTGGCGAAATGCCCATCCCCCGCGATATAGGGCGACCCAATGAGAGCATTGATAATGAACGGTTCCAGACCATTTTTGCCGAGCATATCGGTGCGGTGGCTGCTCCCACTGCCGGCTTGCACTTCACCCCGCAACTGATTCGCCGTTTGCAACTGAAAGGAGTAAATATTGAACCAATAACATTACATGTCGGTTTAGGTACTTTCCGTGAAGTAGACGTGGAAGACCTGACCAAACACAAAACCGACTCGGAACAATACGAGGTCAGCGAACATACCGCTCAGGTTGTAAACGAAGCTTTAGATAACCGTCATAAAGTTTGCGCCATTGGCACTACCTCCATGCGGGCGTTAGAAACTTCGGTTTCTGCGGGGGGTAGGCTCAAGCCCAGCAAAGGATGGACTGATAAGTTTATTTTCCCGCCTTACGATTTTAAAATCTGCTCGGCGCTTGTTACCAACTTCCACAAACCGATGTCCACCCTCCTGATGATGACTTGCGCATTTGGCGGGTATGACCTTATTATGAGTGCATATGAAACTGCCATTAAAGAACGGTACCGCTTTTTCACGTATGGTGATGCCATGTTGATTATTTAG
- a CDS encoding DUF4249 family protein, with product MPKVPLRNNVFRIFSFLLSVAFLSACEDVVSVNLAASRPQLVIDAFIANTNAPQIIRLTSTAPYFNTATPPVQGAEVVVENLTQNRRFVFTDTRQNGEYRWQPTGNERLGNIGDNFRLTVNYQGNIYTANSPLNRTTTVDSIAYEFRERPNIGDAKEGYYAQFYGSDLPGQDDFYWIRAYKNGKLITKSTLINYAFNAVRGGSGAGADGFVFIPPIRNRITDSQDPYQVGDEVRVEIWSINRPTYLFLEQAENQINNSGLFARPLENTRTNIISPANASLPALGWFCVSEMSVFTQKIEPKKR from the coding sequence ATGCCGAAAGTACCTTTGCGGAATAATGTATTCCGCATTTTCTCTTTTTTGCTGTCAGTGGCTTTCCTGTCAGCATGTGAGGATGTTGTCAGCGTTAATTTGGCAGCCTCACGTCCGCAGTTGGTAATTGACGCTTTTATAGCCAATACAAACGCCCCGCAAATTATTCGTCTGACAAGTACGGCACCTTATTTTAACACTGCCACGCCGCCTGTGCAAGGTGCAGAAGTTGTTGTTGAAAATCTGACGCAAAACCGTCGTTTCGTTTTTACCGACACCCGACAAAATGGGGAATACCGCTGGCAACCGACTGGAAATGAACGGTTAGGCAATATTGGAGATAACTTCCGCCTGACGGTGAACTATCAGGGCAATATTTACACGGCAAACTCGCCCCTGAATAGGACTACAACCGTAGATTCCATTGCATACGAATTTCGTGAGCGCCCCAATATAGGCGATGCAAAAGAGGGGTATTATGCACAATTTTATGGCTCCGATTTGCCAGGGCAAGATGATTTTTATTGGATTCGCGCCTACAAAAACGGCAAATTGATTACCAAATCAACCCTGATTAATTATGCGTTCAATGCGGTCAGGGGAGGTTCGGGGGCAGGTGCAGATGGTTTTGTGTTTATTCCGCCCATTCGCAACCGCATTACCGACTCGCAAGACCCTTATCAGGTGGGCGATGAGGTGCGCGTAGAAATATGGTCTATCAATCGCCCTACCTATTTATTTTTGGAGCAAGCCGAAAATCAGATTAACAACAGCGGTTTGTTTGCTCGCCCGCTGGAAAATACCCGAACCAATATCATAAGCCCTGCTAATGCTTCTTTGCCTGCTTTGGGTTGGTTTTGTGTTTCGGAAATGAGCGTTTTTACACAAAAAATTGAACCGAAAAAGCGTTAA
- a CDS encoding alpha/beta fold hydrolase, whose amino-acid sequence MPTIRELLFYPFEASYIPLPDIGDIAYVDMGSSRQTLVFLHGLGSNLKAWQYNLPAFVKDYRCIAIDLPGFGKSAKGKFPCTMTFFADTVCRLLEMLDIQRYVIVGHSMGGQIAMHIARRQPRQCEAMALFAPAGFETFTKEASELIKKWFSPQEVLAASPQTVRANMERNFSAVSPQAQELIDDRLLIMQGADYEDFTYCVSASASGMLDEPVFEWLPDLMQPTLVFYGEDDQYIPNRYLNPVTTEEIAYTGVSRLPHATLHMLPACGHFPSLEAADLCNELLREWMMEITNFPAF is encoded by the coding sequence ATGCCTACCATCCGCGAGCTATTGTTTTATCCTTTTGAAGCATCCTATATTCCACTGCCGGATATCGGCGATATTGCATACGTAGATATGGGCAGCAGCAGGCAAACACTCGTATTCCTGCACGGCCTTGGCAGTAATTTGAAGGCATGGCAATACAATTTGCCCGCATTTGTTAAAGATTACCGTTGTATTGCCATTGATTTACCCGGGTTCGGTAAATCGGCAAAAGGCAAGTTCCCCTGCACAATGACTTTCTTTGCCGACACCGTTTGCCGATTGTTGGAAATGCTTGATATTCAGCGCTATGTAATTGTCGGCCACTCTATGGGCGGGCAAATTGCCATGCACATTGCCCGACGACAGCCGCGGCAGTGCGAGGCAATGGCTTTGTTTGCTCCTGCCGGCTTTGAAACATTTACAAAAGAGGCTTCAGAACTGATAAAGAAATGGTTTAGCCCTCAGGAGGTTTTGGCAGCTTCTCCACAGACGGTGCGGGCGAATATGGAGCGCAATTTTTCCGCTGTCAGCCCGCAGGCGCAGGAACTGATAGACGACCGATTGCTGATTATGCAAGGCGCTGACTATGAAGATTTTACTTATTGTGTGAGTGCTTCGGCAAGTGGGATGCTGGACGAGCCTGTTTTTGAGTGGCTGCCGGATTTGATGCAGCCGACCTTGGTTTTTTACGGCGAAGATGACCAATATATTCCCAACCGCTATCTGAACCCTGTTACGACTGAGGAAATTGCCTACACAGGCGTGTCCCGATTACCTCATGCCACACTGCACATGTTGCCTGCCTGCGGACATTTCCCTTCATTGGAGGCCGCCGACCTTTGCAACGAATTGCTGCGCGAGTGGATGATGGAAATTACCAATTTTCCGGCTTTCTGA